The Humulus lupulus chromosome 4, drHumLupu1.1, whole genome shotgun sequence genome has a window encoding:
- the LOC133832982 gene encoding uncharacterized protein LOC133832982, producing the protein MVKEGIVLGHKMSRRGIGMDRTKISTIENLPPLVSVKGVRSFLEHVGFCRRFIKDFLKVSKPLSSLLMNGVTVGFNDKCLNAFKVLKEKLTSTPIVVALNWDIPFELMCDVSDWEQFWGSELTSLFKDANTLVKDCDRCQRTGNISRRNEMPLNVILEVELFDVWGIDFMGPFPLSYNNQFILLAVDYVSKWVEVATTQANGDKVVFNFLHKHIFTWFGTPLAIISDEGCHFCNKQLDALLARYGVYLRTTLPYHPQSNGQEEILN; encoded by the exons ATGGTGAAAGAGGGAATAGTTCTCGGGCACAAAATGTCCAGAAGAGGTATTGGGATGGACCGAACAAAAATTTCAACTATTGAGAATTTACCACCTCTAGTTTCAGTCAAAGGGGTAAGAAGTTTCCTTGAGCATGTTGGGTTTTGTAGAAGATTTATCAAGGATTTTTTGAAAGTCTCAAAGCCTCTTTCTTCTTTGTTAATGAATGGTGTTACAGTTGGCTTCAATGATAAGTGCCTTAATGCATTCAAGGTACTTAAGGAGAAGTTAACTTCAACACCAATTGTTGTTGCACTTAATTGGGATATCCCTTTTGAGCTGATGTGCGATGTGAGTGATTGGGAGCAGTTTTGGGGCAGCGAGCTGACAAG TTTGTTTAAAGATGCTAATACTTTAGTGAAGGATTGTGATCGCTGTCAACGTACTGGAAACATATCAAGAAGGAATGAAATGCCACTGAATGTGATTTTAGAAGTTGAGctttttgatgtttggggcattgatttcatGGGCCCTTTTCCACTGTCTTACAACAATCAATTTATCTTGCTAGCGGTTGATTATGTATCTAAGTGGGTTGAGGTGGCAACAACTCAAGCTAATGGTGATAAAGTGGTCTTCAACTTTTTGCACAAGCACATATTCACCTGGTTTGGTACTCCCCttgctatcattagtgatgaaGGGTGTCATTTTTGTAACAAGCAACTTGATGCTCTTCTTGCTCGATATGGAGTCTATTTGCGAACTACTTTGCCATACCACCCTCAATCAAATGGTCAAGAGGAAATTTTGAATTGA
- the LOC133832983 gene encoding uncharacterized protein LOC133832983, with translation MQVGQLVNMLNTRPQGNLPRNIVVNPKEKCQAIILRSGKEIEGPSLKGTQEKKAEEEESCEKFEPQVEEKVTECLPTKEKIQPVVVDSNVKIPLEDFEIVALTEECNAILQRKLPQKLQDPGSFTIPCTIGKFECKHALCDLGASINLMPLSVFRKLGLGEAKPTTITLQLAD, from the exons ATGCAAGTGGGGCAGTTGGTCAATATGTTGAATACTAGGCCTCAAGGTAATTTGCCTAGAAATATTGTGGTAAATCCTAAGGAAAAATGTCAAGCTATCATCTTGAGGAGCGGGAAAGAAATTGAGGGTCCTTCTCTAAAGGGGACTCAAGAAAAAAAGGCAGAAGAAGAGGAGAGTTGTGAAAAATTTGAGCCCCAAGTGGAGGAAAAGGTTACTGAATGCCTTCCAACCAAGGAGAAGATTCAACCGGTAGTTGTTGATTCTAATGTCAAAATCCC GTTGGAAGACTTTGAGAtagtggcacttactgaggagtgcaatGCAATTCTACAAAGGAAGCTTCCACAAAAGCTTCAAGATCCGGGGAGTTTTACTATCCCTTGTACTATAGGGAAATTTGAATGCAAACATGCTCTTTgtgatcttggagcaagtatcaaTCTCATGCCTCTATCTGTTTTTCGGAAGCTTGGTCTTGGTGAGGCAAAGCCTACTActattactcttcagctcgcgGATTGA